A genomic segment from Ptychodera flava strain L36383 chromosome 8, AS_Pfla_20210202, whole genome shotgun sequence encodes:
- the LOC139139077 gene encoding cytochrome P450 4F2-like isoform X2 — translation MIDPQSYMRIGVEWAAKYVHGFPVWYGPTRAGYECCHPMTVKALLSTTEPKDKWAYGFVKPWLGDGLLISNGPKWTRNRKLLTPGFHFEILKPYAKIFNDCAKVLVTKWSDRCDQGSIEVSQDIRLMTLDSLMKCIFSLDNQCQTKPKFNPYVQAVNEAAHLIAERFLNVFHHGDFIYYNFTRNGKKFKRSLQCLHEYSQTVIKERKATLQLRKTTGEVTKRNYVDFLDILLSVKDEDGKGLTDEEIQDEVDTFMFEGHDTTASGISWCLYNLAKHPEHQKKCQQEIDEFFLKKRDTCLKWDDLVNFPCLTMCIKESLRITPAVPMIGRDVTKPIELPDGRTFPKDTPIGINIYNLHHNKHVWDEPEKYDPSRFTPKNVQKRSPHAFVPFSAGPRNCIGQNFAMSEMKIVLSMVLHNFELSLDSCRPVKPMLGLVLQTVDGMHLCLRKRLTSDEAEM, via the exons ATG ATAGACCCACAATCCTACATGCGAATTGGTGTTGAGTGGGCGGCGAAATACGTACACGGTTTTCCAGTTTGGTACGGACCGACGCGTGCGGGATATGAGTGTTGCCATCCAATGACGGTAAAGGCGCTTTTGTCGACAACAG AGCCGAAGGATAAGTGGGCGTATGGATTTGTTAAACCTTGGCTTGGTGATGGTTTGCTCATTAGCAACGGACCCAAGTGGACCAGAAACCGTAAACTGTTAACGCCTGGATTTCATTTCGAAATTTTGAAACCGTACGCCAAGATATTCAACGACTGCGCAAAAGTACTTGTG acaaaatggtCCGACCGCTGCGATCAAGGTTCCATCGAAGTCTCTCAGGATATCCGATTGATGACGCTAGACTCATTGATGAAGTGTATTTTCAGCTTGGACAACCAGTGCCAGACAAAACC GAAGTTCAACCCGTATGTCCAGGCTGTTAACGAGGCCGCCCATCTGATAGCCGAGAGGTTTCTCAACGTCTTCCACCATGGAGATTTCATTTACTATAACTTCACACGGAACGGGAAGAAGTTCAAAAGATCCCTGCAATGTCTCCATGAATACTCACAAACTGTCATCAAGGAGCGGAAGGCGACTTTGCAGTTAAGGAAGACGACAGGGGAGGTCACAAAGCGAAACTATGTGGATTTCCTCGACATATTACTGTCCGTCAAG GATGAAGACGGCAAGGGTCTGACGGATGAGGAAATTCAGGATGAAGTAGACACATTTATGTTCGAAGGGCACGACACCACGGCTAGCGGCATATCATGGTGTCTATACAATCTGGCTAAACACCCAGAACATCAGAAGAAGTGCCAGCAAGAGATAGACGAGTTCTTTCTCAAGAAAAGGGACACATGCCTTAAATG GGATGACTTAGTCAATTTTCCTTGTCTAACGATGTGCATCAAAGAGAGTCTACGCATCACACCAGCAGTGCCAATGATTGGTCGGGATGTTACAAAACCTATAGAGTTGCCTGATGGTAGAACGTTCCCGAAAG ACACGCCAATTGGAATCAACATTTACAATCTGCATCACAATAAACACGTGTGGGATGAACCAGAAAAATACGATCCATCCAGATTTACACCAAAGAACGTCCAAAAGCGGTCGCCACATGCATTCGTTCCCTTCTCTGCGGGGCCAAG AAACTGCATCGGTCAGAATTTTGCCATGAGCGAGATGAAGATAGTATTGTCAATGGTGTTGCACAATTTTGAATTGTCTTTAGACAGCTGCAGACCCGTTAAGCCGATGCTAGGGTTGGTTTTGCAAACTGTGGACGGCATGCATCTGTGTCTCAGGAAACGCTTGACGTCGGATGAAGCAGAGATGTGA
- the LOC139139077 gene encoding cytochrome P450 4F2-like isoform X1 has product MFRSTNSVHVQRCLVIGSPKSRVCRTKMAVLSDVLNSTVGVYRQLSFSNNMSHGVLMLGVTFLIICFGLFGKVLSVLSAELENRQRLLRAFKQFPGEPKHWLFGHLHMIDPQSYMRIGVEWAAKYVHGFPVWYGPTRAGYECCHPMTVKALLSTTEPKDKWAYGFVKPWLGDGLLISNGPKWTRNRKLLTPGFHFEILKPYAKIFNDCAKVLVTKWSDRCDQGSIEVSQDIRLMTLDSLMKCIFSLDNQCQTKPKFNPYVQAVNEAAHLIAERFLNVFHHGDFIYYNFTRNGKKFKRSLQCLHEYSQTVIKERKATLQLRKTTGEVTKRNYVDFLDILLSVKDEDGKGLTDEEIQDEVDTFMFEGHDTTASGISWCLYNLAKHPEHQKKCQQEIDEFFLKKRDTCLKWDDLVNFPCLTMCIKESLRITPAVPMIGRDVTKPIELPDGRTFPKDTPIGINIYNLHHNKHVWDEPEKYDPSRFTPKNVQKRSPHAFVPFSAGPRNCIGQNFAMSEMKIVLSMVLHNFELSLDSCRPVKPMLGLVLQTVDGMHLCLRKRLTSDEAEM; this is encoded by the exons ATGTTTAGGTCAACGAACTCTGTTCACGTACAAAGGTGTTTGGTGATAGGGTCCCCAAAGTCTAGAGTTTGCCGAACAAAAATGGCGGTATTGAGTGATGTGCTGAACTCGACGGTCGGCGTATATCGTCAGCTATCGTTTTCCAACAATATGTCACACGGCGTACTCATGCTAGGGGTAACTTTCTTGATCATCTGTTTCGGCCTATTTGGTAAGGTATTGTCTGTGCTATCGGCAGAACTGGAGAACCGACAACGTCTACTGAGGGCCTTCAAACAGTTTCCGGGCGAGCCAAAACATTGGTTGTTTGGACATCTACACATG ATAGACCCACAATCCTACATGCGAATTGGTGTTGAGTGGGCGGCGAAATACGTACACGGTTTTCCAGTTTGGTACGGACCGACGCGTGCGGGATATGAGTGTTGCCATCCAATGACGGTAAAGGCGCTTTTGTCGACAACAG AGCCGAAGGATAAGTGGGCGTATGGATTTGTTAAACCTTGGCTTGGTGATGGTTTGCTCATTAGCAACGGACCCAAGTGGACCAGAAACCGTAAACTGTTAACGCCTGGATTTCATTTCGAAATTTTGAAACCGTACGCCAAGATATTCAACGACTGCGCAAAAGTACTTGTG acaaaatggtCCGACCGCTGCGATCAAGGTTCCATCGAAGTCTCTCAGGATATCCGATTGATGACGCTAGACTCATTGATGAAGTGTATTTTCAGCTTGGACAACCAGTGCCAGACAAAACC GAAGTTCAACCCGTATGTCCAGGCTGTTAACGAGGCCGCCCATCTGATAGCCGAGAGGTTTCTCAACGTCTTCCACCATGGAGATTTCATTTACTATAACTTCACACGGAACGGGAAGAAGTTCAAAAGATCCCTGCAATGTCTCCATGAATACTCACAAACTGTCATCAAGGAGCGGAAGGCGACTTTGCAGTTAAGGAAGACGACAGGGGAGGTCACAAAGCGAAACTATGTGGATTTCCTCGACATATTACTGTCCGTCAAG GATGAAGACGGCAAGGGTCTGACGGATGAGGAAATTCAGGATGAAGTAGACACATTTATGTTCGAAGGGCACGACACCACGGCTAGCGGCATATCATGGTGTCTATACAATCTGGCTAAACACCCAGAACATCAGAAGAAGTGCCAGCAAGAGATAGACGAGTTCTTTCTCAAGAAAAGGGACACATGCCTTAAATG GGATGACTTAGTCAATTTTCCTTGTCTAACGATGTGCATCAAAGAGAGTCTACGCATCACACCAGCAGTGCCAATGATTGGTCGGGATGTTACAAAACCTATAGAGTTGCCTGATGGTAGAACGTTCCCGAAAG ACACGCCAATTGGAATCAACATTTACAATCTGCATCACAATAAACACGTGTGGGATGAACCAGAAAAATACGATCCATCCAGATTTACACCAAAGAACGTCCAAAAGCGGTCGCCACATGCATTCGTTCCCTTCTCTGCGGGGCCAAG AAACTGCATCGGTCAGAATTTTGCCATGAGCGAGATGAAGATAGTATTGTCAATGGTGTTGCACAATTTTGAATTGTCTTTAGACAGCTGCAGACCCGTTAAGCCGATGCTAGGGTTGGTTTTGCAAACTGTGGACGGCATGCATCTGTGTCTCAGGAAACGCTTGACGTCGGATGAAGCAGAGATGTGA